A single window of Candidatus Methylomirabilota bacterium DNA harbors:
- the gcvH gene encoding glycine cleavage system protein GcvH, translating to MANIPKELRYTREHEWAKQEGDRVRVGITDYAQEQLGDVVFVELPKVGAKVTAAKAFGVVESVKAVSDLFAPVSGEVVEANGELTKKPETVNQEPYGKGWMIVIKSSNKVEWDQLLTAQQYEDFLKQAAH from the coding sequence ATGGCGAACATTCCGAAGGAGCTCAGGTACACGCGCGAGCACGAGTGGGCGAAGCAGGAAGGCGACAGAGTACGAGTCGGTATTACCGACTATGCTCAGGAGCAGCTCGGCGATGTTGTATTCGTCGAGCTGCCGAAGGTCGGCGCCAAGGTCACGGCGGCGAAGGCCTTCGGCGTCGTCGAGTCGGTCAAGGCCGTCTCCGACCTCTTCGCGCCGGTCTCCGGCGAGGTCGTCGAGGCCAACGGTGAGCTGACGAAGAAGCCCGAGACGGTGAACCAGGAACCCTACGGCAAGGGCTGGATGATCGTCATCAAGTCCTCGAACAAGGTCGAGTGGGACCAGCTCCTGACGGCCCAGCAGTACGAAGACTTCCTGAAGCAGGCGGCCCACTGA